In a single window of the Micromonospora sp. WMMD1155 genome:
- a CDS encoding YceI family protein, which yields MTSSIDAVTRDWDGLTIPTAGTYALDVAHKRVGFVARHMMVSKVRGEFNEATATITVAEDPLQSSVVATIQAASIDTTQADRDAHLRSPEFLDSDTFPTLEFRSTGVKSRDGNEFVLAGELTIKDVTRPVELEVEFEGVGRSPFGQDIFGFSASTEIDREEFGLTWNVALETGGVLVSRKIKIEIEGEAVRQA from the coding sequence ATGACCAGCAGCATCGATGCGGTTACCCGCGACTGGGACGGCCTTACCATCCCGACGGCCGGCACCTACGCGCTCGACGTGGCGCACAAGCGGGTCGGCTTCGTTGCCCGGCACATGATGGTGAGCAAGGTCCGCGGTGAGTTCAACGAGGCGACCGCCACCATCACCGTCGCGGAGGACCCGCTGCAGTCGTCGGTCGTCGCGACCATTCAGGCCGCCAGCATCGACACCACCCAGGCCGACCGGGACGCGCACCTGCGCAGCCCCGAGTTCCTGGACTCCGACACGTTCCCGACGCTCGAGTTCCGCAGCACCGGGGTCAAGTCCCGCGACGGCAACGAGTTCGTGCTCGCCGGTGAGCTGACCATCAAGGACGTCACCCGCCCGGTCGAGCTGGAGGTGGAGTTCGAGGGTGTCGGCCGCAGCCCGTTCGGCCAGGACATCTTCGGCTTCTCCGCGAGCACCGAGATCGACCGCGAGGAGTTCGGCCTGACCTGGAACGTCGCCCTGGAGACCGGTGGCGTGCTGGTCAGCCGCAAGATCAAGATCGAGATCGAGGGTGAGGCCGTCCGTCAGGCCTGA
- a CDS encoding PASTA domain-containing protein, whose translation MSNDRQEPPADENDDDRTRPLPPAADRPESPPPARPTAGADETAPIDRRPPPSPDETTPIDRTVPARPGQSPDETMPIDRSGGEPADRTAQIPPSWSGRAEVRPSRPADSAGEWYVEEQGGRRWWLPILWGVLALLLAALLGGALWLVLADQDDDRDDPGPTPSLPPVSATSAAPTSESPTSAAPTSESPSTSPTTTAPDEVPVPPLAGLPQATAEGLLDRLGLAYRVVYRPSELPPGTVVGTEPEAGTPVPTDDEVLLVVSQARPSTGASPTTPTPTVTSTP comes from the coding sequence ATGAGCAACGACCGCCAGGAGCCTCCCGCCGACGAGAACGACGACGACCGGACCCGACCCCTGCCACCGGCCGCCGACCGGCCGGAGTCACCGCCACCGGCCCGGCCCACCGCCGGTGCGGACGAGACGGCACCGATCGATCGCCGTCCTCCTCCGTCGCCTGACGAGACGACACCGATCGACCGGACCGTCCCGGCGCGTCCCGGTCAGTCGCCGGACGAGACGATGCCGATCGACCGATCCGGCGGCGAGCCGGCCGATCGGACGGCGCAGATACCGCCGTCGTGGTCCGGGCGGGCCGAGGTCCGGCCATCCCGACCGGCCGATTCCGCCGGTGAGTGGTACGTCGAGGAACAGGGCGGTCGGCGCTGGTGGCTGCCGATCCTCTGGGGCGTGCTCGCCCTGCTGCTCGCCGCTCTGCTCGGTGGAGCGCTCTGGTTGGTGCTCGCCGACCAGGACGACGACCGCGACGACCCGGGGCCGACCCCCTCGCTCCCCCCGGTCAGCGCGACGAGCGCCGCACCGACCAGTGAATCCCCGACCTCGGCCGCACCGACCAGCGAGTCGCCGAGCACTTCGCCGACCACCACGGCACCGGACGAGGTGCCGGTGCCACCGCTTGCCGGCCTGCCGCAGGCGACCGCCGAAGGGCTGCTGGACCGGCTCGGCCTCGCCTACCGCGTCGTGTACCGCCCGTCGGAACTGCCGCCCGGCACCGTGGTGGGCACCGAACCGGAGGCGGGCACGCCGGTGCCGACCGACGACGAGGTGTTGCTGGTCGTGTCCCAGGCTCGACCCTCCACCGGGGCGAGCCCGACCACGCCGACCCCCACGGTGACGAGCACGCCGTGA
- a CDS encoding DUF397 domain-containing protein, producing the protein MATKGFPVDLTQAAWFKSSKSGPNCDNCVEVAYVTGAVGVRDSKDKAGPALVFAPGDWHAFVAGTRGGAFGAV; encoded by the coding sequence ATGGCGACCAAGGGGTTCCCCGTGGACCTGACGCAGGCAGCATGGTTCAAGAGCTCGAAGAGCGGGCCGAACTGTGACAACTGCGTGGAGGTGGCGTACGTGACGGGGGCGGTCGGAGTGCGGGACTCGAAGGACAAGGCGGGCCCAGCCCTGGTCTTCGCACCGGGTGACTGGCACGCCTTCGTCGCCGGCACCCGAGGTGGTGCGTTCGGCGCGGTCTGA
- a CDS encoding helix-turn-helix domain-containing protein, translated as MTPDHDGSRSPVGRTALPELLREHRRAAGLTQAELASRAGVGVRTVRDLERGRAVRPQRTTVDLLAAALALTGVERAAFLAAARGSGAESPRTDTTATALAVSGRTTTSSGRPVTLPPPVALTGRDRDLTELTAMLTAEHGPRLVSLVGLAGVGKTALATSVAHAVAPAHPAGVTGVLIGEGSDGPDVLAASVSVLGAARPAELVAQLAGRPALLVMDAVERAPGPVAATLHRLIAALPSLRVLVTGRHPVGLPGERVWPVAPLDVPPPDVVHSDLATLESWPAVALFTARLAQVRRETPTPEELPALAALVRRLGGLPLAIELMAARGRLLDLTELLDRYGDRVLDLAAPADATVHPGWEAPEVFTGRSSTPAAVATVTLREAVATSYRLLAPDERSALRQLAVFGNRWSVELAEEMLTDEADRDGTVAIDPVPLLDRFVELGLLSVRGTGSFRFRLLDAVREYAVEQAAGEGELTGIRRRHAEVIARLVARTAVDLVGPRSADAVHRLDEMTSDISSSLAHAATDDPLTALRLAACLTRWWRFRGRDVVGRQWLRRLLADPRTADADPILRGWAALGVARLAAEHGAGAEELPTARAALETFRQAGDVTGELEARTVLGTLLTAVGRQDEAREQAEAALRLAARDGRTRDLAVAQNSLAWHEVRTGDLAAARRRLAAADRLAAESGEQRLRVLAWAGRAEVARLEGWYADAVDRGRLAMAALSELGDPGRRRRTLGTIGLALAQDGRAAEATEVLAELRAGMAEAAAAGSARAPSRRAVPRQRSGDSASAWEGPDVGLCALIEGNLALHRGDRELAAEWFAAAAEAGQDGRDVVEALVGLAASTADPAVLDRLDRVCRESGIALLPHESGLLYALAADRDGPAAV; from the coding sequence ATGACTCCGGATCATGATGGGTCGCGGAGCCCGGTCGGCCGTACCGCCCTGCCGGAGCTGCTCCGCGAGCATCGACGCGCCGCCGGCCTGACCCAGGCCGAGCTGGCGTCGCGGGCCGGGGTGGGTGTGCGCACGGTGCGTGATCTGGAGCGGGGGCGAGCGGTCCGACCGCAGCGCACCACTGTGGATCTACTCGCCGCGGCGTTGGCGTTGACCGGGGTCGAACGGGCGGCCTTCCTGGCCGCGGCTCGCGGATCCGGTGCTGAGTCACCCCGGACGGACACCACAGCGACGGCGCTCGCGGTCAGCGGCAGAACCACCACCTCCTCCGGTCGGCCGGTCACCCTGCCGCCGCCGGTCGCGTTGACCGGTCGGGACCGCGACCTCACCGAGCTGACCGCGATGCTGACCGCCGAGCACGGACCGCGACTGGTGAGCCTGGTCGGGCTGGCCGGAGTCGGGAAGACCGCCCTGGCGACGTCGGTGGCGCACGCGGTGGCCCCGGCTCACCCGGCCGGAGTCACCGGGGTGCTGATCGGTGAGGGCTCCGACGGGCCGGACGTACTCGCCGCCTCGGTGTCCGTGCTCGGCGCGGCCCGACCCGCGGAACTCGTGGCCCAGCTCGCCGGTCGGCCCGCGCTCCTGGTGATGGACGCGGTGGAACGCGCCCCGGGTCCGGTCGCCGCGACCCTGCACCGGCTGATCGCGGCCCTGCCCTCGCTGCGGGTGCTGGTCACCGGACGGCATCCGGTCGGCCTGCCCGGCGAGCGGGTCTGGCCGGTCGCGCCGCTCGACGTGCCACCACCGGACGTCGTACACAGTGACCTGGCCACTCTCGAATCCTGGCCTGCGGTGGCGCTCTTCACCGCCCGGCTCGCGCAGGTCCGCCGCGAGACACCCACTCCCGAGGAACTGCCCGCGCTCGCCGCGCTGGTTCGCCGCCTGGGCGGGCTGCCGCTCGCCATCGAGCTGATGGCCGCCCGGGGTCGGCTCCTCGACCTCACGGAGTTGCTGGACCGGTACGGCGACCGGGTGCTCGACCTCGCCGCTCCCGCCGATGCCACCGTCCATCCCGGTTGGGAAGCCCCAGAGGTGTTCACCGGACGGTCGAGCACCCCTGCCGCGGTGGCCACCGTCACCCTGCGCGAGGCGGTGGCGACCAGCTACCGACTGCTGGCACCGGATGAGCGGTCGGCGCTGCGGCAGCTCGCCGTGTTCGGCAACCGCTGGTCGGTGGAGCTGGCCGAGGAGATGCTCACCGACGAGGCCGACCGGGACGGCACGGTGGCGATCGATCCCGTTCCGCTGCTGGACCGGTTCGTCGAGTTGGGGCTGCTGAGCGTACGTGGCACCGGATCGTTCCGGTTCCGGCTGCTGGACGCGGTCCGTGAGTACGCCGTCGAGCAGGCGGCGGGTGAGGGCGAGTTGACCGGCATCCGGCGTCGGCATGCGGAGGTGATCGCACGGTTGGTGGCGCGGACGGCTGTCGACCTGGTCGGTCCCCGGTCGGCCGACGCGGTGCACCGGTTGGACGAGATGACCAGTGACATCAGCTCGTCGCTGGCCCACGCGGCCACCGACGACCCGTTGACCGCGCTGCGGCTGGCGGCCTGCCTGACCCGATGGTGGCGGTTCCGGGGGCGTGACGTCGTCGGGCGGCAGTGGTTGCGTCGGTTGCTGGCGGACCCGCGTACCGCCGACGCCGATCCGATCCTGCGGGGCTGGGCCGCCCTCGGGGTGGCCCGGCTCGCGGCCGAACACGGCGCGGGCGCCGAGGAGCTGCCGACCGCACGTGCGGCGTTGGAGACCTTCCGGCAGGCCGGTGATGTCACAGGTGAGCTGGAGGCGCGCACCGTGCTCGGCACGCTGCTGACGGCCGTCGGCCGACAGGACGAGGCTCGCGAGCAGGCCGAGGCGGCGCTGCGGCTGGCCGCCCGGGACGGACGGACCCGGGATCTGGCGGTGGCGCAGAACAGCCTCGCCTGGCACGAGGTCCGGACCGGTGACCTTGCTGCGGCCCGACGCCGGCTCGCTGCGGCGGACCGACTCGCGGCGGAGAGCGGGGAGCAGCGGCTGCGGGTGCTCGCCTGGGCCGGTCGAGCCGAGGTCGCCCGCCTGGAGGGCTGGTACGCGGACGCCGTCGACCGTGGTCGGCTGGCGATGGCGGCGTTGTCCGAGCTGGGCGACCCGGGACGCCGTCGCCGAACACTCGGGACGATCGGGTTGGCGCTGGCCCAGGACGGGCGTGCCGCTGAGGCGACCGAGGTGCTCGCCGAGCTGCGCGCCGGGATGGCCGAGGCCGCGGCGGCCGGATCGGCGCGAGCACCGTCCCGGCGGGCCGTGCCGCGGCAGCGCTCCGGTGACTCGGCGTCGGCCTGGGAGGGGCCGGACGTCGGTCTCTGTGCGCTGATCGAGGGCAATCTCGCGCTGCACCGTGGTGACCGGGAGTTGGCTGCCGAATGGTTCGCCGCCGCTGCCGAAGCGGGCCAGGATGGCCGGGACGTGGTGGAGGCGCTGGTGGGCCTGGCGGCGAGCACCGCTGACCCGGCGGTGCTCGATCGGCTCGACCGGGTCTGTCGGGAGAGTGGTATCGCGCTGCTGCCCCACGAGTCGGGACTGCTCTACGCGCTGGCGGCGGATCGGGACGGGCCGGCCGCCGTCTAG
- a CDS encoding acyl-CoA dehydrogenase family protein: MDFRLTDEQAALRESVRDFAREVVAPVIAEHYEQHTFPYEVIRQMGKMGLFGLPFAEEHGGMGGDYFALCLALEELARVDSSVAITLEAAVSLGAMPIYRFGTEEQKATWLPKLLSGEALAGFGLTEPGTGSDAAGTQTRAVLDGDEWVINGSKAFITNSGTDITAMVTVTAVTGTKPDGSKELSTIIVPTGTPGFTVAPGYSKVGWTASDTHELTFDDCRVPAANLLGERGRGFAQFLRILDEGRIAIAALAVGLAQGCVDESIKYAKERHAFGQPIGANQAIQFKIADMELKAHTARLAYYDAAARMLAGEPFKRQAAIAKLHASTIAVDNAREATQIHGGYGFMNEYPVARFWRDSKILEIGEGTSEVQRMIIARDLGL, encoded by the coding sequence ATGGACTTCCGGCTCACCGACGAACAAGCGGCGCTGCGGGAGAGCGTGCGGGACTTCGCCCGCGAGGTGGTCGCCCCGGTCATCGCCGAGCACTACGAGCAGCACACCTTCCCGTACGAGGTGATCCGGCAGATGGGCAAGATGGGCCTGTTCGGCCTGCCCTTCGCCGAGGAGCACGGCGGCATGGGTGGCGACTACTTCGCGCTCTGCCTGGCCCTGGAGGAGTTGGCGCGGGTCGACTCCAGCGTGGCCATCACGTTGGAGGCGGCGGTCTCGTTGGGCGCGATGCCGATCTACCGCTTCGGCACCGAGGAGCAGAAGGCGACCTGGCTGCCCAAGCTGCTCAGCGGCGAGGCGCTGGCCGGTTTCGGTCTGACCGAGCCGGGCACCGGCTCCGACGCCGCCGGCACCCAGACGCGTGCGGTGCTGGACGGCGACGAGTGGGTGATCAACGGGTCGAAGGCGTTCATCACCAACTCGGGCACCGACATCACGGCCATGGTGACCGTCACGGCGGTGACCGGCACGAAACCGGACGGCTCCAAGGAGTTGTCGACGATCATCGTGCCGACCGGCACGCCCGGGTTCACCGTCGCGCCGGGCTACTCCAAGGTGGGATGGACCGCCTCGGACACCCACGAGCTGACCTTCGACGACTGCCGCGTACCGGCGGCCAACCTGCTCGGCGAGCGCGGTCGGGGCTTCGCCCAGTTCCTGCGCATCCTCGACGAGGGCCGGATCGCCATCGCCGCGCTGGCCGTCGGCCTCGCCCAGGGCTGTGTCGACGAGTCGATCAAGTATGCGAAGGAGCGGCACGCCTTCGGCCAGCCGATCGGCGCCAACCAGGCGATCCAGTTCAAGATCGCGGACATGGAGCTGAAGGCGCACACCGCCCGGTTGGCCTACTACGACGCCGCCGCCCGGATGCTGGCCGGTGAGCCGTTCAAGCGGCAGGCCGCCATCGCCAAGCTGCACGCCAGCACGATCGCCGTGGACAACGCCCGGGAGGCGACCCAGATCCACGGCGGGTACGGCTTCATGAACGAGTACCCGGTGGCCCGGTTCTGGCGGGACTCCAAGATCCTGGAGATCGGCGAGGGCACCAGCGAGGTGCAGCGCATGATCATCGCCCGGGACCTGGGCCTCTGA
- a CDS encoding PASTA domain-containing protein: MTDTNTGRQDAVGGQGGAGAGRAGVLLGGGLAAVLLAAVGATGGWLLAGDGGTSSEEPLAVASTTGSPTDRAVTPRPSTGRATPSAVRTSAGATKGTGLTVPPVVGADFVEAREMLRKQRLGWRLVFGGGSGRTVENASPAVGTEVTRGTTVQLQVAGPAPAAEVPDVVGDNCDRAANELIDEGLYPRYVSGRSGKVTRQEPAEDGSARWNDEVSIWCGTDDAEQPTSKPTP; encoded by the coding sequence ATGACGGACACGAACACGGGCCGACAGGATGCCGTCGGTGGTCAGGGCGGTGCCGGTGCGGGCCGGGCCGGCGTGTTGCTGGGTGGCGGGTTGGCCGCTGTGCTGCTCGCCGCTGTCGGCGCGACCGGTGGTTGGCTGCTGGCCGGCGACGGCGGAACGTCCTCGGAGGAGCCTCTCGCCGTCGCGAGCACGACCGGTTCGCCGACCGACCGGGCCGTCACGCCCCGGCCGAGCACCGGCCGGGCCACACCGTCGGCCGTCCGGACCTCCGCCGGCGCCACCAAGGGGACCGGCCTGACCGTGCCTCCGGTGGTCGGCGCCGACTTCGTCGAGGCCCGGGAGATGTTGCGCAAGCAGCGGCTGGGTTGGCGGTTGGTGTTCGGTGGCGGCAGCGGCCGTACTGTCGAGAACGCCTCACCCGCCGTCGGCACCGAGGTCACCCGGGGTACGACGGTGCAGCTCCAGGTGGCCGGCCCGGCACCGGCGGCCGAGGTTCCGGACGTGGTCGGGGACAACTGCGACAGGGCCGCCAACGAGTTGATCGACGAGGGCCTCTACCCGCGGTACGTCAGCGGGCGCAGTGGGAAGGTCACCCGGCAGGAGCCGGCCGAGGACGGCAGTGCCCGGTGGAACGACGAGGTCAGCATCTGGTGTGGCACGGACGACGCCGAACAGCCGACCAGCAAACCCACCCCCTGA
- a CDS encoding MarR family transcriptional regulator — MTNVFDDPRITAVGLLFEAHAGLSARFNAQLEEHGLSAVEFEVITRLARSPGNQLRMTDLAAQTSLSTSGVTRVVDRMERDGLLTRRACPNDRRSSYAVVTAAGMQRLNETLPGHLQMIEQWFTGQLDPEALAALLDGLRRVRDAAHPCATAGSDDTAFAEETAATQP; from the coding sequence GTGACCAACGTCTTCGACGATCCCCGGATCACCGCCGTCGGCCTGCTCTTCGAGGCACATGCCGGGCTGTCCGCCCGGTTCAACGCCCAACTGGAGGAGCACGGCCTCTCCGCGGTCGAGTTCGAGGTCATCACCCGACTGGCCCGCTCGCCGGGCAACCAACTACGCATGACCGACCTCGCCGCGCAGACCTCGCTGTCGACCAGCGGAGTGACCCGCGTGGTGGACCGGATGGAACGTGACGGCCTCCTCACCCGTCGCGCCTGCCCGAACGACCGGCGCAGCTCGTACGCGGTGGTCACCGCCGCGGGGATGCAGCGTCTCAACGAGACGTTGCCCGGTCACCTGCAGATGATCGAGCAGTGGTTCACCGGCCAACTCGATCCCGAGGCGTTGGCAGCCCTCCTCGACGGGCTGCGACGGGTCCGCGACGCCGCGCACCCGTGCGCCACCGCCGGCAGCGACGACACCGCCTTCGCGGAGGAGACGGCGGCCACCCAGCCGTGA
- a CDS encoding helix-turn-helix transcriptional regulator has translation MSERRSPTIRRRRLGAELRRQRESAGITIEVVAEQLECSASKVSRIETGHTTATPRDVRDMLRIYGVVGAESDELVQIAREARQKGWWHPYSTVLVGAYVGLEAAASSIRAYEQQVVPGLLETEEYAGAMIRAARPDFTADQVHQRVRVRLGRQSLLTQDDPVDLWVVLDEAVVSRPVGGDEVMRGQLKRLVEVAELPNVTLQILPFEVGAHAGMDGTFTILSFPEPGDPDVVYAENATGGLFLEKSDELQKYSFIFDHIRAAAIRPEESVAHIAKLAEEPLWKWRPRGSPWT, from the coding sequence ATGAGTGAGCGGCGCAGTCCGACCATCAGACGACGGCGGCTCGGTGCCGAGCTGCGCCGCCAGCGGGAGTCCGCCGGAATCACCATCGAGGTGGTCGCCGAGCAGTTGGAGTGTTCGGCGTCGAAGGTGTCCCGGATCGAGACCGGGCACACCACGGCCACCCCACGCGACGTGCGGGACATGCTGCGGATCTACGGCGTCGTCGGTGCCGAGAGCGACGAGCTCGTGCAGATCGCCCGGGAGGCCCGCCAGAAGGGCTGGTGGCATCCGTACAGCACGGTGCTCGTCGGCGCGTACGTCGGGCTGGAGGCGGCGGCGAGTTCGATCCGGGCGTACGAACAGCAGGTCGTGCCGGGCCTTCTGGAGACCGAGGAGTACGCCGGTGCCATGATCCGCGCCGCTCGGCCGGACTTCACCGCCGATCAGGTGCACCAAAGGGTGCGTGTCCGTCTGGGCCGTCAGTCGTTATTGACCCAGGACGATCCGGTCGATCTGTGGGTGGTGCTCGATGAGGCGGTGGTGAGTCGGCCGGTGGGCGGGGACGAGGTGATGCGCGGCCAGCTCAAGCGGTTGGTCGAGGTGGCCGAGTTGCCGAACGTGACGCTGCAGATCCTGCCCTTCGAGGTGGGTGCGCACGCCGGCATGGACGGCACGTTCACGATCCTCAGCTTCCCTGAGCCCGGTGATCCGGATGTTGTGTACGCGGAGAACGCCACGGGTGGGCTCTTCCTCGAGAAGAGCGACGAACTGCAGAAGTACAGCTTCATCTTCGATCACATCCGCGCTGCGGCCATACGTCCGGAGGAGTCCGTCGCACACATCGCAAAACTGGCAGAGGAGCCGTTGTGGAAATGGCGACCAAGGGGTTCCCCGTGGACCTGA
- a CDS encoding glutamate--cysteine ligase, whose translation MGRDVSQGAFTRDDRVRYRQKVRRCLDVFALMLDDFGFDADRPMTGLEIELNLVDSAAEPAMRNEEILADIADPLFQTELGQFNLELNAEPRLIEGTGFADYERDLRGSLSRADERAARSDAKIVLVGILPTLTEGHLVEDNLSTNERYRVLNDQIVGARGEDIELDIRGVEQLRTHTDSIAPEAACTSLQFHLQVAPDSFADYWNASQAIAGVQVAVGANSPFLYGRQLWAETRIALFQQATDTRPDELKAQGVRPRVWFGERWITSIFDLFEENVRYFPPLLPICEDEDPVEVLHAGGVPQLGELRLHNGTVYRWNRPVYDIMDGRPHLRVENRVLPAGPTVVDMLANAAFYFGLARGLAEADRPIWSQLTFSSAEENFHAAARRGLDAVLHWPGLGDVPVTKLVLEQLLPTAGAGLDGFGVAAAQRDRLLGIIEQRCRTGRNGAVWQTEAVWAAERQHGMDRKAALHHMVQRYAELQRSNEPVHTWPVD comes from the coding sequence ATGGGCAGGGACGTCTCGCAGGGTGCCTTCACCCGGGACGATCGCGTCCGCTACCGGCAGAAGGTCCGGCGGTGCCTGGACGTCTTCGCCCTCATGCTCGACGACTTCGGGTTCGACGCCGACCGACCGATGACCGGCCTGGAGATCGAACTCAACCTGGTCGACTCGGCGGCCGAGCCGGCGATGCGCAACGAGGAGATCCTCGCCGACATCGCCGACCCGCTCTTCCAGACGGAGCTGGGTCAGTTCAACCTCGAACTCAACGCCGAGCCCCGGCTGATCGAGGGCACCGGCTTCGCCGACTACGAGCGTGACCTGCGCGGCAGCCTCTCCCGGGCCGACGAGCGGGCAGCCCGGTCCGACGCGAAGATCGTCCTGGTCGGCATCCTGCCCACCCTCACCGAGGGGCACCTGGTGGAGGACAACCTCTCCACCAACGAGCGCTACCGGGTGCTCAACGACCAGATCGTCGGCGCCCGTGGCGAGGACATCGAGTTGGACATCCGTGGTGTCGAGCAGTTGCGGACGCACACCGACTCGATCGCCCCCGAGGCCGCCTGCACCAGCCTCCAGTTCCACCTCCAGGTCGCGCCCGACAGCTTCGCCGACTACTGGAACGCCTCCCAGGCCATCGCCGGTGTGCAGGTGGCGGTCGGCGCGAACAGCCCCTTCCTGTACGGCCGCCAACTGTGGGCGGAGACCCGGATCGCCCTGTTCCAGCAGGCCACCGACACTCGTCCGGACGAGCTGAAGGCCCAGGGCGTACGCCCGCGGGTGTGGTTCGGGGAGCGGTGGATCACCTCGATCTTCGACCTCTTCGAGGAGAACGTCAGGTACTTTCCGCCGCTGCTGCCGATCTGTGAGGACGAGGATCCGGTGGAGGTGCTGCACGCCGGGGGCGTACCGCAGCTCGGGGAGCTCAGGCTGCACAACGGCACCGTCTACCGGTGGAACCGGCCGGTCTACGACATCATGGACGGCCGCCCGCACCTACGGGTGGAGAACCGGGTGCTGCCGGCCGGCCCGACGGTGGTGGACATGCTCGCCAACGCGGCCTTCTACTTCGGGCTGGCGCGCGGGCTGGCCGAGGCGGACCGTCCGATCTGGAGCCAACTGACCTTCAGCTCCGCCGAGGAGAACTTCCACGCCGCCGCCCGACGTGGCCTCGACGCCGTGCTGCACTGGCCCGGGCTCGGTGACGTGCCGGTCACCAAGCTGGTGCTGGAACAGTTGCTGCCCACCGCGGGGGCCGGCCTCGACGGGTTCGGTGTCGCCGCGGCCCAACGGGACCGACTGCTCGGCATCATCGAGCAGCGTTGCCGGACCGGCCGCAACGGTGCCGTCTGGCAGACCGAGGCGGTCTGGGCGGCGGAGCGGCAGCACGGCATGGACCGGAAGGCCGCGCTGCACCACATGGTCCAGCGCTACGCGGAACTCCAGCGCTCCAACGAACCGGTCCACACCTGGCCGGTCGACTGA